From Silurus meridionalis isolate SWU-2019-XX chromosome 14, ASM1480568v1, whole genome shotgun sequence, a single genomic window includes:
- the lrrc4ba gene encoding leucine-rich repeat-containing protein 4B — protein MRITTVTGLPNPAPFFFLLAQLLFWLLLLGQDFAGATSTCPTPCSCSNQASRVICTRRNLDEVPENISNNTRYLNLQENSIQVIRSDTFKHLRHLEILQLSKNQIRQIEVGAFNGLPNLNTLELFDNRLTLVPSQAFEYLSKLRELWLRNNPIETLPGYAFHRVPSLRRLDLGELKKLDYISDAAFVGLVNLRYLNLGMCGLKDIPNLTPLIRLEELELSGNKLEIIRPGSFQGLESLRKLWLMHSQMSVIERNAFDDLKSLEELNLSHNSLHSLPHDLFTPLQKLERVHLNHNPWVCNCDVLWLSWWLKETVPSNTTCCARCHAPPYLKGKYIGELDQSHFTCYAPVIVEPPTDLNVTEGMAAELKCRTGTSMTSVNWITPNGTLMTHGSYRVRISVLHDGTLNFTNVTLRDTGQYTCMVTNSAGNTTATAVLNVTAADTSVNYTYFSTVTVETVESTGEEDSALRSINETIIHIPGPTPSGHLWHDGIPTTASSLSVFESSSSPRATKPTFTVAVSEPSYPTGLDDVMKTTKIIIGCFVAITFMAAVMLVVFYKLRKQHQLHKHHGPARAIEIINMEDEINASASVRGSGISGGSTLPQAGSSGGGQSLRLHHPEIVNLPNLARSDHLNHYYKPHHFNNNMMSLGLSGGSGIGLNNNNNPCSQAQPTQISCSQVPVSVSSIPSSMPLPTLGIHGSLKGLMGKGQNPQIEPLLFKSGSKENVQETQI, from the exons ATGCGGATCACCACGGTGACCGGCCTTCCTAACCCCGCCCCCTTCTTTTTCCTATTGGCCCAGCTGCTGTTTTGGCTCCTCCTCCTGGGCCAAGACTTTGCCGGAGCCACGTCGACCTGCCCGACACCTTGCAGCTGCTCCAATCAGGCAAGCCGGGTCATCTGTACGAGACGAAACCTGGACGAGGTTCCTGAAAATATATCCAACAACACGCGATACCTCAACTTACAGGAGAACTCGATACAG GTGATAAGATCAGATACCTTCAAGCATTTGCGACACTTGGAGATCCTCCAGCTTTCCAAGAACCAGATTCGTCAAATTGAAGTTGGTGCGTTCAATGGCCTCCCAAACCTCAACACTTTGGAACTGTTTGACAACCGTCTCACGCTGGTGCCATCACAAGCGTTCGAGTATCTCAGCAAGCTTCGGGAGCTCTGGCTTCGAAACAACCCCATCGAGACTTTGCCAGGCTATGCCTTCCACCGCGTGCCCTCCCTTCGTCGTCTCGATCTGGGTGAGCTCAAAAAGCTGGACTACATTTCAGATGCTGCCTTTGTCGGCCTTGTCAATCTGCGCTACCTTAACCTGGGCATGTGTGGTCTTAAGGACATCCCCAACCTGACACCTCTGATCCGGTTGGAGGAGCTGGAGCTGTCTGGAAATAAGCTGGAAATCATAAGACCTGGATCATTCCAAGGCCTGGAGTCTTTGCGCAAACTGTGGCTTATGCACTCCCAGATGTCTGTCATAGAACGCAATGCATTTGACGACCTCAAGAGTCTGGAGGAGTTGAATCTTTCCCACAATTCTCTGCATTCGCTGCCCCATGACCTCTTTACCCCACTGCAAAAGCTAGAGAGAGTACACCTCAACCACAATCCTTGGGTGTGTAATTGCGATGTACTTTGGCTTAGCTGGTGGCTGAAAGAAACCGTACCAAGTAACACGACTTGCTGTGCTCGGTGCCATGCACCACCCTACCTGAAGGGCAAGTACATTGGAGAGCTGGACCAAAGCCACTTCACGTGCTACGCCCCTGTTATCGTTGAGCCACCCACTGACCTCAACGTGACTGAAGGCATGGCTGCAGAACTCAAGTGCCGTACTGGAACCTCCATGACGTCTGTGAACTGGATTACACCCAATGGAACCCTGATGACTCATGGATCATACCGAGTCCGGATCTCTGTGCTACACGATGGAACTCTGAATTTTACTAATGTCACCTTGCGAGACACTGGTCAGTACACCTGCATGGTGACCAACTCAGCTGGCAATACCACAGCAACTGCTGTTTTGAATGTCACTGCTGCAGACACCAGTGTCAATTACACTTACTTTTCCACCGTCACTGTTGAAACTGTAGAATCCACTGGAGAAGAGGACTCAGCCCTACGTTCCATTAACGAGACTATTATTCACATCCCTGGTCCTACACCTTCTGGACACCTCTGGCATGATGGCATCCCAACAACAGCTTCCTCGCTATCAGTTTTTGAATCTTCATCTTCTCCGCGAGCAACCAAACCTACGTTTACTGTTGCGGTCTCTGAGCCAAGCTACCCCACAGGTCTAGATGATGTAATGAAGACTACCAAGATCATTATTGGCTGCTTTGTCGCCATCACCTTTATGGCAGCTGTCATGTTGGTGGTCTTCTACAAGCTGAGAAAgcagcaccagttgcacaagCACCACGGACCAGCAAGAGCCATCGAAATTATCAACATGGAGGACGAGATCAACGCTAGTGCCAGCGTCCGTGGAAGCGGGATCTCTGGTGGTTCCACCTTGCCCCAGGCCGGATCCAGTGGAGGAGGCCAGAGCTTGCGGCTGCATCACCCGGAGATTGTCAACCTCCCCAACTTGGCTCGGTCGGACCACCTTAACCACTACTACAAGCCCCACCACTTCAACAACAACATGATGAGCTTGGGGCTCTCCGGAGGCTCTGGGATTGgcctcaacaacaacaacaacccctGTTCCCAAGCCCAACCCACACAAATTTCCTGTTCCCAGGTTCCTGTCTCAGTGAGCTCCATTCCATCCTCAATGCCTCTGCCTACCCTCGGCATCCACGGATCCCTGAAAGGCCTAATGGGGAAGGGGCAGAACCCTCAAATCGAGCCTTTACTCTTCAAGAGTGGCTCCAAAGAGAATGTCCAAGAGACTCAgatctga